CCGCCGCAAGAAGAAGTAACGCAAACCAGGAATTCTTTAATTCGGGACATTAACTATGAATTTGCACGAATATCAGGGCAAACAGCTTTTTGCTGAATATGGCCTGCCGGTATCCAAGGGCGTTGCCTGTGACACGCCAAAGGAAGCGGTTGCGGCCGCCGACGAAATCGGCGGTGACGGCTGGGTGGTCAAGGCCCAGGTTCACGCAGGTGGCCGTGGCAAGGCTGGCGGTGTAAAGCTGGTCAAGAGCAAAGACGAGATCCGTGAGTTTGCCGAGAAGTGGCTGGGCAAGAACCTGGTGACCTACCAGACCGACGAGAAAGGCCAGCCGGTCAGCAAGATTCTGGTTGAATCCCTCACCGACATCCAGGAAGAACTGTACCTGGGCGCGGTTGTTGACCGCGGTACCCGCCGCATCGTGTTCATGGCGTCTACCGAAGGCGGCGTGGAGATCGAGAAGGTTGCTGAAGAGACTCCGGAAAAGATCCTGAAGGCCGAGATCGATCCGCTGGTTGGCGCACAGCCGTACCAGGGTCGCGAGCTGGCATTCAAGCTGGGCCTGGAAGGCAAGCAGATCGGTCAGTTCACCAAGATTTTCCTGGGCCTGGCCAAGCTGTTTGAAGAGTGCGACCTGGCTCTGGTAGAGATCAACCCGCTGGTTATCACCCCGGCCGGCGACCTGCACTGCCTGGACGCCAAGGTAGGTGTTGACGGTAACGCACTGTACCGCCAGAAGAAGATCCACGAGATGCACGATCCCTCCCAGGAAGATTCCCGGGAAGCGGAAGCGGCCAAGTGGGAACTCAACTACGTGGCGCTTGAAGGCAACATCGGCTGTATGGTCAATGGTGCCGGCCTGGCCATGGGTACCATGGACATCATCAAACTGTCCGGTGGCCAGCCG
The nucleotide sequence above comes from Marinobacter gudaonensis. Encoded proteins:
- the sucC gene encoding ADP-forming succinate--CoA ligase subunit beta, yielding MNLHEYQGKQLFAEYGLPVSKGVACDTPKEAVAAADEIGGDGWVVKAQVHAGGRGKAGGVKLVKSKDEIREFAEKWLGKNLVTYQTDEKGQPVSKILVESLTDIQEELYLGAVVDRGTRRIVFMASTEGGVEIEKVAEETPEKILKAEIDPLVGAQPYQGRELAFKLGLEGKQIGQFTKIFLGLAKLFEECDLALVEINPLVITPAGDLHCLDAKVGVDGNALYRQKKIHEMHDPSQEDSREAEAAKWELNYVALEGNIGCMVNGAGLAMGTMDIIKLSGGQPANFLDVGGGATKERVSEAFKIILSDSNVKAVLVNIFGGIVRCDMIAEGIIGAVKEVGVKVPVVVRLEGNNAEKGTQVLADSGLNIIAATSLSNAAEQVVKAAGGK